The Streptomyces sp. NBC_01571 genome includes the window CCACACCTCCCGTCGGCACGGGCGACCAGGAGGAAACGGCGCGCAAAGAACGTGTTTCGCCCTGACCGAACCAACCCCTCGTTCGCGCCGGGCGTTCGATGATGATCCGTATGGCAACGACGCATCACTTCGGTACCGCACTGCGGGGTTGGCGCGAACGCCTCTCACCGCTGGACGGCGGTCTGGAGGCCGAGGCGCACCGGCGCATACCAGGACTGCGCCGTGAGGAACTCGCCCGACTGGCGGGCCTGTCGGTGGACTACGTGGTCCGGCTGGAGCAGGGCCGCGCCCGCCACCCCTCGGCCCAGGTCGTGACCGCCCTGGCGAGAGCCCTGCGACTGGACCCGTCCGAGCGCGACCACCTGTTCCGGTGCGCCCGTCTCGCACCGCCTGCGGACGGGAACGTGTCCACGCACGTGCCGCCGCGGGTGTACCGGCTCGTCCGTCAGCTGACGGACGCGCCCGTCGCGGTCTTCGCCGCGGACTGGACGATCATCGGCTGGAACGGGATGTGGTCCGTCACGGTCGGCGACCCCCGTACGTACGACTGGGACGAGGGCAGTCTCGTCGCCGGGATGTTCCGTGCGCACGGCGGCCGGAAGCCGCGCGCCGTCGCGGCGTGGCCTGTGCGGTCGTGGAGCGGCGACGCGGCCGAGGAGGAGGCCCTTGTCGCCGACCTGCGGGTGACGGCGGCCGCCCATCCCGCAGACGCGCGCCTGGCCTCGTTCGTCGAACGCATGCTGGGAAGCAGTCCGCGTTTCTCACATCTGTGGTTCAACGGCACCGCCCGCGCCCTCGTCGGTGACCGCAAGACCGTCGAGCATCCTGTGGTGGGTGACATCGCCCTCGAGCTGGACGTCCTGATGGTCGCCGGTTCCGATCTCCGGATCGTCACGTACGCGGCCAGGGCCGCGACCGACGCGCGGAAACTCGACACCCTGCGTACGTCCTGCCGGCCGCGCCGCGACGGTGCACCCCGTCCCGGCTCCGAACTCTCCCGCCCGGGTTAGGTCCGCGGCTCTCCAGCCGGTCCCTTGCTGCGGCCGCGGCGCCGGTTCCGTCGAGGACCACGTCCATTGCGGCAGGACGTCCGGCTTCGGCGGCTTTCCCTCCCACCACTTGGTGCGGGGCCGGGTTCCGTGCGGGAACGCGTAAGGGCCCGGTGGAACGGCGAGGCCAGGCCGCTTCGGGGACCGGTGTCAGACGGATCGATTTTCCGCGCTGACCATCCAGGCGTGCTTCTCCAGCGAGTCGATGATCCCGTGCAGCAGGTCGGCCGTGGCGGGATCCTCGCTGTCGACCTGGTCGT containing:
- a CDS encoding helix-turn-helix transcriptional regulator is translated as MATTHHFGTALRGWRERLSPLDGGLEAEAHRRIPGLRREELARLAGLSVDYVVRLEQGRARHPSAQVVTALARALRLDPSERDHLFRCARLAPPADGNVSTHVPPRVYRLVRQLTDAPVAVFAADWTIIGWNGMWSVTVGDPRTYDWDEGSLVAGMFRAHGGRKPRAVAAWPVRSWSGDAAEEEALVADLRVTAAAHPADARLASFVERMLGSSPRFSHLWFNGTARALVGDRKTVEHPVVGDIALELDVLMVAGSDLRIVTYAARAATDARKLDTLRTSCRPRRDGAPRPGSELSRPG